A genomic segment from uncultured Vibrio sp. encodes:
- a CDS encoding helix-turn-helix transcriptional regulator: MPQAQVAEAMGIKQPTIASLEKNGKDVKLLPLKRYVEALGSQLRIDIKMPDGHHFGMKVSPSALNENGSEWISQWLLLLASD; this comes from the coding sequence ATACCACAGGCACAAGTTGCGGAAGCTATGGGTATAAAACAGCCTACTATTGCCAGCCTGGAAAAGAATGGTAAGGACGTAAAATTGCTTCCCCTAAAGCGATATGTAGAAGCACTAGGTAGTCAATTACGCATTGATATTAAGATGCCTGACGGACATCACTTTGGTATGAAAGTATCACCTTCTGCTCTTAACGAAAATGGATCTGAATGGATAAGCCAGTGGCTACTGCTACTGGCTTCAGATTGA
- a CDS encoding DUF5718 family protein translates to MEMYTDVLVLGIAGNFAGHLQQAGEAADFAQIEGADLAMPQALFPIYVPAESSSFLTNFPLSHDAIQLPLDVDNLQIEPEVGLLCDVIYDQNNHVVDLLPQAFGAFNDCSIRRPNANKISEKKNWGTASKGIAKTMLPVSGFSRGGEIDQYRIASFHQRGEAFEQYGEDCEISGYTYFYDTLLNWIGEQMNQQQDIGPKENIKQMIAEANLPSQVLLALGATRYTPYGESNFLERGDVSMVVVYDQRSYTPQTIRQLAAANDLQKQGISAVVQTVF, encoded by the coding sequence ATGGAAATGTATACAGATGTTCTTGTGCTTGGGATTGCTGGCAATTTTGCCGGCCACCTACAGCAAGCGGGAGAGGCGGCGGATTTTGCGCAGATTGAAGGGGCAGACCTTGCCATGCCGCAAGCACTGTTTCCTATTTACGTGCCTGCTGAGAGCAGCTCATTCTTAACTAATTTCCCGCTCAGTCATGATGCGATTCAATTGCCTCTGGATGTCGATAATTTACAAATTGAACCAGAAGTGGGGCTGTTGTGCGATGTCATCTATGATCAGAATAATCATGTCGTTGATTTACTACCTCAAGCATTTGGTGCATTCAACGATTGCTCCATTCGCCGTCCTAACGCTAATAAGATCAGTGAGAAGAAGAACTGGGGAACAGCGTCAAAGGGTATTGCCAAAACCATGTTGCCGGTTAGCGGTTTTTCTCGTGGCGGTGAGATTGATCAATATCGGATTGCAAGCTTTCACCAGCGCGGCGAAGCGTTTGAACAGTACGGTGAAGATTGCGAAATCTCTGGATACACCTATTTCTACGACACCTTGCTTAATTGGATTGGTGAGCAGATGAACCAGCAGCAAGACATAGGGCCTAAAGAAAATATCAAGCAGATGATTGCTGAAGCCAACCTCCCGTCGCAGGTGCTGTTGGCGCTAGGCGCGACGCGCTACACGCCTTATGGTGAATCTAACTTTTTAGAACGTGGCGATGTGAGCATGGTCGTGGTTTATGATCAGCGCAGTTATACGCCACAGACAATTCGTCAGTTGGCGGCCGCGAATGATCTTCAAAAACAGGGTATTTCGGCGGTGGTACAAACCGTGTTTTAA
- a CDS encoding LysR family transcriptional regulator, whose translation MQVQDVDLRMLRIFVAIVECGGLSAAESRLNIGRSTISSHLSDLELRLGLKLCKRGRSGFEVTEAGHVTYQASLELLQQCEAFAATVASSKNKLSGRATIAMIDTLVNDPRCRVSEVVSSLKSRSNNLQFDINVCEAREVETSVANGRSLVGLGVSRHQLRGLDYYPLHNETNYLYCGKGHPLFDCKPSEIKTLLQQAEVITSNYMRDKETRNDALNYQNSATAYHDEGIAHLILSGAFIGYLPEHYASNWVDKGLFKPILPEKYTYQIPVMLITLKNNSASPLAKALISEIKRCHGANS comes from the coding sequence ATGCAGGTTCAAGATGTCGATTTACGTATGCTGAGGATATTCGTTGCTATCGTCGAATGCGGTGGTTTATCAGCTGCAGAATCCCGCCTAAACATTGGGCGTTCAACCATTAGCTCACATTTGTCTGATTTGGAGTTACGTCTTGGACTTAAGCTGTGTAAACGTGGCCGAAGCGGTTTTGAGGTAACGGAGGCAGGGCATGTGACTTATCAGGCGTCGCTGGAGTTACTTCAGCAGTGTGAAGCTTTTGCTGCAACCGTCGCAAGTTCGAAAAATAAACTCTCGGGTCGAGCAACGATTGCCATGATTGACACCTTAGTCAACGATCCGCGCTGCCGCGTGTCAGAGGTAGTATCATCATTAAAAAGCCGAAGCAACAACCTACAGTTCGACATTAACGTCTGTGAGGCGCGCGAAGTTGAAACGTCCGTAGCCAATGGTCGCTCGCTGGTCGGGCTCGGCGTCAGTCGCCACCAATTAAGGGGACTGGATTACTATCCGCTGCATAATGAAACGAATTACTTGTATTGCGGTAAAGGCCACCCGCTGTTCGACTGTAAGCCTTCTGAAATCAAGACACTTTTACAACAAGCAGAAGTGATAACCAGTAACTATATGCGAGATAAGGAAACTCGCAACGATGCACTAAATTACCAAAATAGCGCCACCGCCTATCACGATGAGGGAATTGCTCATCTCATCTTATCCGGCGCGTTTATCGGTTACCTGCCCGAGCACTACGCCAGCAATTGGGTCGACAAGGGGTTGTTTAAGCCTATCCTGCCGGAGAAATACACCTATCAAATTCCGGTCATGCTGATCACGTTAAAAAACAACTCGGCTTCACCATTGGCTAAAGCGCTGATTTCAGAAATAAAACGCTGTCACGGAGCTAACTCATAA
- a CDS encoding IS110 family transposase, with product MTQHKIIGIDLAKNIFFIFEINHKGKNLGRKKLQRSKLLNYVANQTPSIIAMEACSGAHYWAREFENLGHKVLLYPPQHVKNQRRKQKNDYNDAEAIAELALYQRHYPVPHNSIEQQDIQSLIRMRRLCVTERTRLINQVRGLIAEYGIILPKGKASFRQAIPETLEDANNQLSPILRELVSRQYERYLYIDEQIKWFEDKLNQTIKQFDNAKRLMSIPGFGPLTSQAVAVWLGSGQQFKTGRDASAAMGLVPRQDTTGGNVMLLGITKQGNTYIRSLLVHGARAALRRAKFKSDKLSKWMLDLQERRGPNRAAVALANKLMRIAWAVTTKNEEYQPA from the coding sequence ATGACTCAGCATAAAATCATCGGCATCGACTTAGCAAAAAATATCTTCTTTATTTTTGAAATCAATCATAAAGGAAAGAACCTCGGCCGTAAAAAACTTCAACGAAGTAAACTGCTTAACTACGTCGCAAATCAAACTCCATCTATCATCGCGATGGAAGCCTGTTCTGGGGCGCATTACTGGGCTCGTGAATTCGAAAACCTTGGACACAAAGTACTTTTATATCCACCCCAGCATGTTAAAAATCAGCGCCGCAAACAAAAGAATGACTATAACGATGCTGAAGCCATTGCTGAGCTGGCCCTTTACCAACGACATTACCCCGTTCCACACAACTCTATCGAACAGCAAGATATTCAATCACTGATTCGAATGCGTAGATTATGCGTCACTGAAAGAACCCGTTTGATTAATCAAGTTCGAGGACTCATTGCTGAATACGGTATCATTCTCCCCAAAGGAAAAGCCTCTTTTCGACAAGCCATTCCCGAAACACTGGAAGACGCCAACAACCAACTATCACCAATATTACGTGAACTTGTATCACGTCAATATGAGCGCTATTTATATATCGATGAGCAAATCAAATGGTTTGAAGACAAGCTAAACCAAACCATCAAACAATTCGATAATGCCAAGCGACTGATGTCAATTCCTGGCTTTGGGCCACTCACTAGCCAAGCAGTTGCCGTATGGCTAGGTTCAGGCCAACAGTTCAAAACTGGGCGAGATGCCTCTGCTGCGATGGGGCTTGTTCCAAGGCAAGACACAACAGGCGGCAACGTGATGCTTCTAGGCATAACGAAACAAGGCAATACTTATATTCGGTCCTTACTTGTTCATGGGGCTAGAGCCGCCTTACGACGAGCCAAATTTAAATCCGACAAACTGAGTAAATGGATGTTAGATCTCCAAGAGCGACGAGGGCCAAACCGAGCAGCAGTAGCATTAGCGAACAAACTCATGCGGATCGCTTGGGCCGTCACAACAAAAAATGAAGAGTATCAACCAGCATAA
- the hutH gene encoding histidine ammonia-lyase produces MTFRYGVDRLNLDIVNGIADGSIKAELCEEALDKINASRRNVDIIAASDKAVYGINTGFGPLCDTQISPEETHLLQKNLLITHAVGVGEPIAKPISKLMLITKVHALSQGYSGIRLEVVQRMLAFIELDLIPVVPEQGSVGASGDLAPLSHLFLPLIGEGEFWQGDSIVPAAEALRENGLEPLELHAKEGLALINGTQFILSHAITALTKMRYLLDLADLAGAMSIEGMQGSGSPFREELHLTRAFAGNIEVAARMRRFFQGSENMASHAHCVRVQDPYSLRCIPQVHGASRNAYNHLKELAEIEMNSVTDNPIVISSEEAISGGSFHGQPLAMVLDYASIAAAELGNIADRRCYLLLEGLHGLPRLLTSFGGLNSGMMIPQYATAALVTENKSLCFPPSADSVPTSMGQEDHVSMGSISGRKLNQILGNLEKIFGIELMYAAQAIEFRRPHKCSDLIEENFQIIREKVAKLEEDRLLKPDIDAMITLVKTQAFTVN; encoded by the coding sequence ATGACGTTTAGATATGGTGTAGACCGACTAAACCTAGATATCGTAAATGGAATTGCTGACGGCAGTATCAAAGCAGAACTGTGTGAAGAAGCGCTGGATAAGATCAATGCAAGTCGTCGTAATGTAGACATCATTGCAGCATCTGATAAGGCGGTGTACGGCATCAATACTGGTTTCGGTCCTCTATGTGATACGCAAATTTCACCTGAAGAAACGCATCTATTACAAAAAAACCTCCTGATTACTCATGCGGTTGGTGTGGGTGAGCCAATTGCTAAACCAATCTCTAAACTGATGCTGATCACTAAGGTACACGCCTTAAGTCAGGGCTACTCAGGTATTCGCCTGGAAGTGGTTCAGCGTATGTTAGCATTCATCGAACTGGATCTTATTCCTGTTGTGCCGGAACAAGGCTCAGTTGGTGCGTCTGGCGATTTGGCTCCTCTTTCTCACCTGTTTTTGCCACTGATTGGTGAAGGTGAATTTTGGCAGGGCGACAGTATTGTTCCTGCAGCGGAAGCACTTCGTGAAAACGGCCTAGAGCCTCTTGAACTGCATGCTAAAGAAGGTTTGGCACTGATCAACGGCACACAATTCATCTTGTCACATGCGATTACCGCGCTAACAAAAATGCGTTACCTGCTGGATCTGGCTGACCTCGCTGGCGCGATGAGCATTGAGGGTATGCAAGGCAGTGGCTCACCATTCCGAGAAGAGCTTCACCTGACGCGAGCATTCGCAGGTAACATTGAAGTGGCTGCTCGAATGAGACGCTTCTTCCAAGGTTCAGAAAACATGGCTTCTCATGCACATTGTGTTCGCGTGCAAGACCCGTACTCACTACGCTGTATTCCGCAAGTGCATGGTGCTTCTCGTAACGCCTATAACCACTTAAAAGAGCTGGCTGAAATCGAAATGAACTCTGTAACTGATAACCCTATTGTTATCAGTTCTGAAGAAGCAATTTCAGGTGGTAGCTTCCATGGTCAACCTCTGGCGATGGTATTGGATTACGCTTCAATCGCAGCAGCGGAGCTGGGCAACATTGCAGACCGTCGTTGTTACCTACTTCTCGAGGGCTTACACGGTCTACCGCGTCTATTGACTTCATTTGGTGGTCTTAACTCGGGCATGATGATTCCGCAATACGCGACAGCGGCACTGGTTACTGAAAACAAATCACTTTGTTTCCCACCGTCAGCTGATAGCGTGCCAACCTCAATGGGTCAGGAAGATCACGTTTCGATGGGTAGTATTTCGGGTCGAAAACTGAACCAAATCTTAGGTAATTTGGAAAAGATTTTTGGCATCGAGCTGATGTACGCTGCACAGGCGATAGAGTTCAGACGTCCGCACAAATGTTCCGATCTGATCGAAGAAAACTTCCAGATTATTCGTGAGAAAGTCGCCAAGTTAGAAGAAGACCGCCTGCTTAAGCCTGATATCGACGCGATGATCACACTGGTTAAAACACAAGCATTTACTGTGAACTAA
- the citG gene encoding triphosphoribosyl-dephospho-CoA synthase CitG: MNSALNLLVGTEHFCSTPVQAVRSVRVDLFKLVSELAYHAMLVEVHLTPKPGLVDLLDNGAHNDMDVRLFERSAEAIKPYIHDFLTAGFEHRPFMADSLLSVLRPIGVQAEQAMFKATEGVNTHKGMIFSLGLICGAIGWLKGKGLTLDSIHVSQVIKRCCATLVIDELKRSNRTAETHGETLYQQYGLTGARGEAASGFATITQFSLPAYEQAIAKGKTTEHALWQTLLVLMANNQDTNVVSRGGMHGLRFVQNAAWQLLQKGGSDHPQLEQELIELNQQFTERRLSPGGSADLLAMTWLLAQLNQLNKHSR; this comes from the coding sequence ATGAATTCAGCGCTTAATCTTTTAGTGGGCACTGAGCACTTTTGCAGTACACCTGTTCAAGCTGTTCGCTCAGTCCGTGTTGACCTGTTCAAATTGGTATCTGAGCTGGCTTATCATGCGATGCTGGTGGAAGTGCACTTGACGCCGAAACCGGGGTTAGTGGATTTACTCGACAATGGCGCCCACAACGATATGGATGTGCGTCTTTTTGAACGCAGCGCTGAAGCCATTAAGCCTTATATTCATGATTTTTTGACCGCCGGTTTTGAACATCGTCCGTTTATGGCTGACAGCTTACTATCGGTATTAAGGCCTATTGGTGTCCAGGCGGAGCAGGCGATGTTTAAAGCCACTGAAGGGGTTAACACGCATAAAGGTATGATCTTCAGTCTTGGGCTGATATGCGGTGCCATTGGTTGGTTGAAAGGTAAAGGCTTAACGCTTGACTCGATTCATGTTAGCCAGGTAATCAAACGTTGTTGCGCAACGTTAGTGATTGATGAACTGAAACGTTCAAATCGTACTGCCGAGACCCATGGTGAAACGCTCTACCAACAATATGGCTTGACTGGCGCTCGCGGAGAAGCCGCATCTGGCTTTGCCACCATTACCCAGTTTAGCCTTCCAGCTTACGAGCAGGCGATCGCCAAAGGAAAAACCACTGAACACGCATTGTGGCAAACTTTGCTGGTTTTAATGGCGAACAACCAGGACACCAATGTGGTCTCTCGTGGTGGCATGCATGGACTGCGTTTCGTACAAAATGCAGCTTGGCAACTTTTGCAAAAAGGCGGCAGTGACCACCCTCAACTAGAACAAGAGCTTATTGAGCTCAATCAGCAGTTTACTGAGCGCCGCCTGAGCCCCGGGGGGAGCGCGGACTTGTTAGCAATGACCTGGCTTTTAGCGCAGTTAAATCAGCTCAATAAACACAGCCGTTAA
- the citX gene encoding citrate lyase holo-[acyl-carrier protein] synthase — MTFDRQAHAVGLDEVLESKEARMKRQHEWLSRHSSPLISFTVNIPGPYKLTPSSHKVFEQGVEAISLACKQHGCDIAARQLLTKNTGPEGVFAVKAVSASVLKKLMIKIESCHPLGRLMDLDVIGVDGKIISRQGKQMPRRKCLICEQDAVVCGRSHRHTLSELTSVIDQMVREHEFSA; from the coding sequence ATGACCTTTGATCGCCAAGCACACGCGGTTGGGCTTGACGAAGTATTGGAGAGCAAAGAGGCTCGAATGAAACGACAACATGAGTGGCTTAGCCGCCACTCATCGCCTCTCATCTCTTTTACTGTCAACATTCCCGGCCCCTACAAGTTAACCCCAAGTTCACACAAAGTGTTTGAACAAGGGGTGGAGGCCATAAGCCTGGCTTGTAAGCAACACGGCTGTGACATAGCCGCGCGCCAGCTGCTAACTAAAAATACTGGCCCTGAAGGGGTATTTGCGGTGAAAGCGGTCAGCGCATCGGTACTTAAAAAGCTGATGATTAAGATTGAGTCATGTCACCCGCTGGGCAGGCTGATGGATCTCGATGTGATAGGCGTAGATGGCAAAATTATATCGCGCCAGGGGAAACAAATGCCGCGTCGTAAATGCCTTATCTGTGAGCAAGATGCGGTTGTCTGTGGACGCAGTCATCGCCACACGCTCTCTGAACTGACTTCCGTCATCGATCAAATGGTAAGAGAACATGAATTCAGCGCTTAA
- a CDS encoding IS1182 family transposase, with the protein MLQEPSPQQYELEMVTMEQLVPKDHLVRKIDSAIDFEFIRDEVAHLYCKDNGRPPVDPVRLFKIILLGYIFGVKSERQLVKEIEVNVAYRWFLRMSLTEKVIHASTLSQNRIRRFNGTDVFERIFINIVQQAMAKGLVAGQELFTDSTHLKANANKNKHTNKQTAVRASAYLDMLDEDVALDRAKEGKRPLKERTSEQKAKNTKSSTTDPESGFMTRDNKPQGFFYLDHRTVDGQHGIIVDTHATAGNVNDSQPYIRRLDHTLEQFNLNPIAVGLDAGYFTAPVAESLERRGILGVFGYRRPSRTKNAFKKKHFIYNKEKDSYRCPNGQELIYKTTSRDAYREYHSDPKECAFCPMRDDCTQSKNMKKVITRHIYTEAMDRANQMRLSAYGKKTYRRRSETVERSFADAKQHHGHRYARFRGLANVQMQCWLAAAAQNIKKIALVVSHLRKLGLNRGEIAQILAYIRQFKNTNSLQFI; encoded by the coding sequence ATGCTTCAAGAACCTTCTCCACAACAGTACGAACTTGAAATGGTGACGATGGAACAACTTGTTCCCAAAGACCATCTTGTTCGTAAAATTGACTCTGCTATCGATTTTGAATTCATTCGTGATGAAGTCGCCCACCTTTATTGCAAAGACAATGGCCGACCACCTGTAGACCCTGTCCGTCTATTCAAAATTATTCTACTGGGGTACATCTTCGGAGTAAAAAGCGAGCGTCAGCTTGTCAAAGAAATCGAAGTGAATGTCGCGTATCGTTGGTTCCTCCGTATGTCCCTCACAGAAAAGGTCATCCATGCCTCGACTCTTAGTCAAAACCGTATTCGTCGCTTCAATGGTACGGATGTCTTCGAACGCATCTTTATTAACATCGTTCAACAAGCGATGGCGAAAGGTTTAGTCGCTGGACAAGAGCTCTTTACCGATAGTACTCATCTCAAAGCGAATGCGAACAAAAACAAGCACACCAATAAACAAACGGCTGTCCGAGCGAGCGCCTATTTAGATATGTTGGATGAAGACGTTGCACTAGACCGAGCTAAAGAGGGGAAGAGACCGCTTAAAGAACGAACTTCTGAGCAGAAAGCTAAGAACACGAAGAGCAGTACGACTGATCCCGAGAGTGGCTTCATGACCCGCGACAACAAGCCGCAAGGGTTCTTCTATCTCGACCACCGCACGGTCGATGGCCAGCACGGCATCATCGTTGATACCCATGCGACCGCGGGGAATGTGAATGACTCTCAACCTTATATCCGCCGTCTCGACCACACGCTTGAACAGTTTAACCTCAATCCCATCGCTGTTGGCCTTGATGCCGGTTACTTCACTGCACCCGTTGCTGAATCCCTTGAGCGCCGAGGGATACTTGGTGTGTTCGGCTATCGCCGACCATCACGAACAAAGAATGCCTTCAAGAAGAAACACTTTATCTATAACAAAGAAAAAGACAGCTATCGTTGCCCCAACGGGCAGGAACTTATCTACAAGACGACGTCACGCGACGCTTACCGAGAGTATCACTCAGACCCTAAAGAGTGTGCGTTCTGCCCAATGCGTGATGACTGTACTCAAAGTAAAAACATGAAGAAGGTCATCACAAGGCATATCTATACGGAAGCCATGGATAGAGCCAACCAGATGCGGCTCTCAGCTTATGGAAAGAAAACCTACAGGCGGAGAAGCGAAACGGTAGAGAGAAGCTTCGCGGATGCCAAACAACATCATGGTCATCGATACGCTCGTTTTCGAGGGTTAGCCAACGTGCAGATGCAGTGCTGGTTGGCAGCGGCTGCGCAAAACATCAAAAAGATAGCGTTGGTGGTGAGTCATCTGCGTAAACTCGGCCTAAATCGGGGTGAAATAGCGCAAATCCTCGCTTATATACGCCAATTTAAAAACACTAACTCTCTACAGTTTATCTAA
- a CDS encoding urocanate hydratase: protein METVLNFQDQIKQGLPSTLPEAKPYPEGVNRAPKRKDILSPEEKQLAIRNALRYFPKEWHQELAAEFAQELKDFGRIYMYRFKPNYNMKARSISDYPAKCEQAAAIMLMIDNNLDPAVAQHPEELITYGGNGAVFQNWAQYLLTMKYLSEMESDQTLHLYSGHPMGLFPSSEEAPRVVVTNGMMIPNYSKPDDWEKFNALGVTQYGQMTAGSFMYIGPQGIVHGTTITVMNAFRKVLEKGQSPQGKIFLTAGLGGMSGAQPKAGNIANCITVCAEVNPKAAIKRHEQGWVDELVDNMDALVERVRQAQANEEVVSIAFIGNVVDVWEAFYEKEIFVHLGSDQTSLHNPWSGGYYPVDISYEESNRLIREEPEVFKVKVQETLKRHADAVNKHTARGTYFFDYGNAFLLEASRAGGDVMAENGIDFKYPSYVQDILGPMCFDYGFGPFRWVCTSGKPEDLDRTDAIAAEVLSKIMQESPEEIQQQMQDNITWIKDAKQNKLVVGSQARILYADAQGRMEIAKAFNDAINRGEIGPVVLGRDHHDVSGTDSPFRETSNIYDGSRFTADMAIHNVIGDGFRGATWVSIHNGGGVGWGEVINGGFGMLLDGSDSAERRLKSMLLFDVNNGIARRSWARNKEANFAIQREMERTPKLKVTLANQVDDDIIDNLSF from the coding sequence ATGGAAACCGTATTAAATTTTCAAGATCAGATTAAGCAAGGACTCCCTAGTACACTGCCGGAAGCAAAGCCTTATCCGGAAGGCGTAAACCGCGCGCCAAAGCGTAAAGACATTCTGAGCCCTGAAGAAAAGCAGCTGGCTATTCGTAATGCATTGCGATACTTCCCGAAAGAGTGGCATCAGGAACTGGCAGCGGAGTTTGCTCAAGAGCTGAAAGATTTTGGTCGTATTTACATGTACCGCTTCAAGCCAAACTACAACATGAAAGCGCGCTCTATTTCAGATTATCCAGCCAAGTGTGAGCAGGCAGCGGCCATCATGCTAATGATCGACAACAACTTAGATCCTGCTGTTGCGCAGCATCCGGAAGAACTTATCACTTACGGTGGTAACGGCGCGGTATTCCAGAACTGGGCACAGTACCTGCTGACCATGAAATACCTAAGTGAGATGGAAAGCGACCAGACGTTGCACTTGTACTCTGGTCACCCTATGGGTCTGTTCCCGTCATCAGAAGAGGCACCGCGCGTCGTTGTGACTAACGGCATGATGATCCCGAACTACTCGAAGCCAGATGATTGGGAAAAATTCAATGCACTAGGCGTAACTCAATATGGCCAAATGACGGCTGGCTCGTTCATGTACATCGGTCCACAGGGTATCGTACATGGCACCACAATCACGGTAATGAACGCGTTCCGTAAGGTTTTGGAAAAAGGTCAAAGCCCGCAAGGGAAGATCTTCCTGACTGCTGGCCTTGGTGGCATGAGCGGAGCGCAACCTAAAGCCGGTAACATCGCAAATTGTATTACGGTGTGTGCAGAAGTGAACCCGAAAGCGGCGATTAAGCGTCACGAACAAGGTTGGGTCGATGAGCTGGTCGATAATATGGATGCACTGGTTGAGCGTGTTCGTCAAGCTCAGGCTAATGAAGAAGTGGTGTCGATTGCCTTTATCGGTAACGTGGTTGATGTATGGGAAGCCTTCTACGAGAAAGAGATCTTCGTACACCTGGGTTCAGACCAGACGTCACTACATAACCCTTGGTCAGGCGGTTACTACCCGGTTGATATCAGCTACGAAGAATCTAACCGTCTAATCCGTGAAGAGCCTGAAGTGTTCAAGGTAAAAGTACAAGAGACACTGAAGCGTCATGCTGATGCAGTAAACAAACACACAGCTCGTGGCACTTACTTCTTTGACTACGGTAATGCCTTCTTGCTTGAAGCCTCTCGCGCTGGTGGCGATGTAATGGCTGAAAACGGCATCGACTTTAAATACCCTTCATACGTGCAGGACATTCTTGGTCCTATGTGTTTTGACTATGGTTTTGGTCCGTTCCGTTGGGTTTGTACTTCAGGTAAACCAGAAGATCTGGACAGAACCGATGCGATTGCCGCTGAAGTACTAAGCAAGATCATGCAAGAGTCGCCAGAAGAAATTCAGCAGCAGATGCAAGACAACATCACTTGGATCAAAGATGCGAAACAGAACAAACTGGTCGTCGGTTCACAAGCCCGAATTCTTTACGCGGATGCGCAAGGTCGTATGGAAATAGCAAAAGCGTTTAACGATGCGATTAATCGCGGCGAAATCGGTCCTGTGGTGCTAGGTCGTGATCACCACGATGTCAGTGGTACAGACTCACCGTTCCGTGAAACGTCGAACATCTATGATGGCAGCCGCTTTACTGCTGACATGGCCATTCACAACGTAATCGGCGATGGCTTCCGCGGCGCGACTTGGGTATCTATTCATAACGGCGGCGGTGTAGGCTGGGGTGAAGTCATCAACGGCGGCTTTGGTATGTTGCTTGACGGCAGTGACAGCGCGGAACGCAGATTGAAGTCTATGCTGCTGTTCGATGTGAACAACGGTATTGCACGTCGTAGCTGGGCGCGTAACAAAGAGGCCAACTTCGCTATCCAACGTGAAATGGAAAGAACACCGAAGCTTAAGGTGACGTTAGCCAACCAAGTCGACGATGATATCATCGATAACTTGTCTTTCTAA
- a CDS encoding TetR family transcriptional regulator has translation MTDTSRKVGRPSYSIDARQKLIDHARELFTVMAYDKVSTRMIANKADVNVAMIRYYFGSKEGLFETMLRETLKPMKKQMELMVKESSQKNFLDIMRIYYREMFKAPQFPRLVFQVMQMESSDTQRRLLEKVFIDISQPLQMVMFDRLIENNILKPDADPKLCKVSFISLMVFPFIAPQSLLAIHGIELSEEFLNQLLEHNIQLMINGMLQPNDL, from the coding sequence GTGACAGATACCAGCAGAAAAGTTGGTCGTCCCAGCTACAGTATTGACGCTAGACAAAAACTTATCGACCACGCCCGTGAACTCTTCACTGTCATGGCCTACGACAAGGTGTCAACCCGCATGATAGCAAACAAGGCGGATGTCAATGTCGCCATGATCCGCTATTACTTTGGCAGTAAGGAAGGCTTATTTGAAACTATGCTGCGAGAAACACTCAAGCCGATGAAAAAACAAATGGAACTCATGGTGAAAGAGAGTTCGCAGAAAAACTTTCTCGACATTATGCGAATCTACTATCGTGAAATGTTTAAAGCCCCTCAGTTTCCTCGCTTGGTATTCCAGGTTATGCAAATGGAAAGCTCAGATACTCAGCGTAGACTATTAGAAAAAGTCTTCATCGACATTAGTCAACCGCTGCAAATGGTGATGTTTGATAGACTTATCGAGAATAACATCTTAAAACCTGATGCCGATCCTAAGCTATGTAAAGTGTCTTTTATCAGCTTAATGGTTTTCCCTTTTATCGCCCCTCAGTCGCTCCTTGCCATTCACGGGATAGAGCTTTCCGAAGAATTCCTTAATCAACTGTTGGAGCACAACATACAACTGATGATAAATGGCATGCTACAACCCAACGACCTTTAG
- the azu gene encoding azurin, protein MAATCSEVTLTLNHTGKMPAQSMGHNVVIADTANIQAVGTDGMIAGADNNYVKPDDERVYAHTDVIGGGESTSITFSTERMTAGGDYSFFCSFPGHWAVMQGKFEFK, encoded by the coding sequence ATGGCGGCAACGTGTAGTGAAGTCACCTTGACTCTAAACCACACCGGTAAAATGCCAGCGCAATCAATGGGCCACAACGTTGTCATTGCAGATACAGCCAATATTCAGGCAGTGGGCACCGACGGCATGATAGCGGGTGCTGATAATAACTACGTGAAGCCGGATGACGAGCGAGTGTATGCACACACTGACGTGATTGGCGGCGGAGAAAGCACAAGCATCACGTTCAGTACAGAAAGAATGACCGCGGGCGGTGACTACTCGTTCTTCTGCTCATTCCCGGGCCACTGGGCAGTCATGCAAGGTAAGTTCGAGTTCAAATAA